From the Butyrivibrio fibrisolvens genome, one window contains:
- the atpE gene encoding ATP synthase F0 subunit C: protein MDLTVLAKGIALAGCGIGAGLALIAGIGPGIGEGNAAAAAVSSIARQPEASGEIRSTLILGVALSETTGIYGFVTGLLLIFVAPGLFLGQL from the coding sequence ATGGATTTAACAGTATTAGCTAAAGGTATTGCACTTGCAGGATGTGGTATTGGCGCCGGACTTGCTCTTATAGCAGGTATAGGTCCTGGTATTGGTGAAGGTAATGCGGCAGCAGCAGCAGTTTCATCAATCGCACGTCAGCCGGAAGCATCAGGCGAGATCAGATCAACACTTATCCTTGGTGTCGCTCTTTCAGAGACAACAGGTATTTACGGTTTCGTTACAGGTCTTCTTCTGATCTTCGTTGCACCTGGTCTTTTCCTTGGACAGCTTTAA
- the atpF gene encoding F0F1 ATP synthase subunit B, with protein MEATYNLLVSLDWQTIVVQLINLGIQILLFKKFLYKPVMDILAKRQGLVDQPLKEAEEAKAKALDLKAQYETSLSRANDEADRIVKEATSTATKRSEKIVADAQSEAASIKRQAEKDIEQQKKRAINDAKDEIGSMAMSIASKVIGREINEKDHENLVDEFIQNVGDTSI; from the coding sequence ATGGAAGCAACATACAATTTATTGGTTTCGCTGGACTGGCAGACAATTGTTGTTCAGCTGATCAACCTGGGTATTCAGATTCTTTTGTTCAAAAAGTTCCTGTACAAACCTGTAATGGACATCTTGGCCAAGCGCCAGGGACTTGTAGACCAGCCTTTAAAAGAGGCTGAAGAAGCCAAGGCCAAAGCGCTTGATCTCAAAGCTCAGTACGAGACAAGTCTTTCCAGAGCTAACGACGAAGCTGATCGTATAGTCAAGGAAGCAACAAGTACTGCGACTAAGAGAAGCGAGAAGATCGTTGCAGATGCCCAGTCAGAGGCTGCCTCAATTAAGAGACAGGCAGAGAAGGATATTGAGCAGCAGAAAAAGCGCGCGATCAATGATGCCAAAGACGAGATCGGTTCTATGGCAATGAGCATCGCGTCTAAGGTTATCGGCCGCGAAATCAACGAAAAGGATCATGAGAACCTAGTTGACGAATTCATTCAGAATGTTGGAGATACGTCTATATGA
- the atpH gene encoding ATP synthase F1 subunit delta codes for MMTETAKKYGGSLYELASEENQTDLVLEQLGTVLSLMKENPLYEKLLSEPSISKDDRVRLLDEAFGADMWPYLLNFLKLMCEKGYMGEVKGCAKEYRRLYNEAHGIVEATVTSAVALTDAQKTALHDKLEKMKGKRVDMTCYVNPALIGGIRLDMDGKRYDGTAKERIDALNSIIKDTVV; via the coding sequence ATGATGACCGAAACAGCCAAGAAATATGGTGGAAGCTTATATGAGCTTGCTTCGGAAGAAAATCAGACGGATCTGGTTTTGGAACAGCTTGGGACAGTTCTTTCTCTCATGAAAGAAAATCCCCTTTACGAAAAGCTTCTTTCAGAACCCAGTATCAGTAAGGATGACAGGGTCAGACTCCTTGATGAAGCATTCGGAGCTGACATGTGGCCTTACCTTCTGAATTTCCTAAAACTCATGTGTGAGAAGGGATATATGGGCGAAGTTAAGGGCTGCGCCAAAGAGTATCGCAGACTTTACAATGAAGCCCATGGCATTGTGGAAGCAACCGTTACAAGTGCTGTAGCACTAACAGATGCTCAGAAAACTGCCCTTCACGATAAGCTTGAGAAGATGAAAGGCAAGAGGGTCGATATGACCTGCTATGTCAATCCCGCGCTTATCGGCGGTATCCGTCTCGACATGGATGGCAAGCGATATGATGGCACAGCAAAAGAGCGTATTGATGCTCTTAATTCCATCATCAAAGATACAGTTGTATAA
- the atpA gene encoding F0F1 ATP synthase subunit alpha, with protein sequence MALKPEEISQIIKSQIKHYSAAIEQAETGTVILVGDGIARASGMEKCMAGELVEFSNGTYGMAQNLEENSISIVLLGSDVGIKEGDIVKRTGKVVSVPVGDDVLGRVVNALGQPIDGKGDITPVRFDPIEHTAPGIIERQPVKEPLQTGIKAIDSMIPIGRGQRELIIGDRQTGKTVIATDTIINQKGKDVICIYVAIGQKNSTVANLVANLEAAGAMEYTVVVAATASEGAPLQYIAPYAGATIGEYFMNQGKHALIIYDDLSKHAVAYRELSLLIRRPPGREAYPGDVFYLHSRLLERAAKLSEAKGGGSLTALPIIETQAGDVSAYIPTNVISITDGQIFLETELFHEGVRPAVNPGISVSRVGGNAQVKAMKKVAGTLKLLYSQYRELQSFAQFGSDLDEDTKARLDKGARIVEVLKQNRGTPVPVEKQVAILYAVNNDYLKEVDTAQVAEYESGLYDFLDANEKGKAVMDKIAATGAWDDEIEGALKDSLSEYTKRFTKNA encoded by the coding sequence ATGGCGCTGAAACCTGAAGAAATTAGTCAGATAATAAAAAGCCAGATCAAGCATTATTCCGCCGCTATCGAACAGGCAGAGACAGGAACTGTTATCCTGGTCGGTGACGGTATCGCACGTGCCAGCGGAATGGAAAAATGTATGGCCGGAGAACTTGTAGAATTCTCTAACGGTACTTACGGCATGGCACAGAATCTGGAAGAAAACAGCATTTCAATAGTCCTTCTTGGTTCCGATGTAGGAATCAAAGAAGGCGATATTGTAAAGCGTACAGGAAAAGTTGTATCTGTTCCTGTAGGCGATGATGTACTCGGAAGAGTAGTCAATGCCCTTGGCCAGCCAATAGATGGCAAGGGTGATATTACGCCTGTACGTTTCGATCCTATCGAACATACAGCCCCCGGAATCATCGAACGTCAGCCTGTTAAGGAGCCTCTCCAGACAGGTATCAAAGCTATCGATTCAATGATCCCGATAGGTCGTGGTCAGCGTGAGCTTATCATTGGTGACCGTCAGACAGGTAAGACAGTTATTGCTACAGATACTATCATCAACCAGAAGGGCAAAGATGTTATCTGTATCTATGTAGCTATAGGTCAGAAAAATTCCACAGTTGCCAACCTTGTTGCAAATCTTGAAGCAGCAGGCGCTATGGAATATACAGTAGTTGTTGCAGCTACTGCATCAGAAGGTGCTCCTCTTCAGTACATTGCACCTTATGCAGGAGCTACTATTGGTGAATATTTCATGAATCAGGGCAAGCATGCACTTATCATCTATGATGATCTTTCCAAGCATGCGGTTGCTTATCGTGAGCTTTCACTCCTTATCAGACGTCCACCGGGACGTGAAGCTTATCCCGGAGATGTATTCTATCTGCACTCACGTCTTCTTGAAAGAGCTGCTAAGCTTTCTGAAGCTAAAGGCGGCGGATCACTTACAGCTCTTCCTATCATCGAGACACAGGCAGGCGATGTATCGGCATACATTCCTACCAACGTTATCTCTATTACAGACGGACAGATATTCCTTGAGACAGAGCTGTTCCACGAAGGTGTACGACCTGCCGTTAACCCCGGTATCTCCGTATCCCGTGTAGGTGGTAATGCTCAGGTCAAGGCCATGAAGAAGGTTGCCGGAACACTTAAGCTTTTGTACTCACAGTACAGAGAGCTTCAGTCTTTCGCACAGTTTGGATCTGACCTTGATGAAGATACCAAGGCTCGTCTTGATAAGGGTGCCAGAATTGTGGAAGTTCTCAAGCAGAACAGAGGAACTCCTGTTCCTGTTGAGAAGCAGGTAGCAATTCTTTATGCCGTTAACAATGACTACCTTAAGGAAGTTGACACAGCTCAGGTAGCAGAATATGAGTCAGGTCTTTATGATTTCCTTGATGCTAATGAAAAAGGCAAGGCCGTAATGGACAAGATTGCCGCTACAGGCGCATGGGATGATGAGATCGAAGGTGCTCTTAAGGATTCACTTTCTGAGTATACAAAACGGTTTACAAAGAATGCATAA
- the atpG gene encoding ATP synthase F1 subunit gamma — MASMKSIKLRIKSVQSTMQITRAMKLVASSRLRKAQERVENSRPYYEVLSKTLNDIANSNSDFDSVYLKKREIKKRLYIVFGGDRGLAGGYNANMFRMIEQETKGKECAFLPVGKKALEYFRKRNREIISDAFPLVGEVSVSDCFEMSRLVCQGYKNGDYDEIHVAGTVFKSVLSQVPTTWQLLPFTPDPPSENGREVIMYEPSSEETFNAIIPEYIAGIIFSVMCESAASEQGARRMAMENATNNASDMIDNLSLYYNRARQAAITQEITEIVSGSGS, encoded by the coding sequence ATGGCTTCGATGAAAAGCATCAAGCTCCGCATAAAATCAGTGCAGAGCACCATGCAGATTACCAGAGCTATGAAGCTGGTAGCTTCTTCCAGACTCCGCAAGGCCCAGGAACGTGTAGAGAACAGCCGTCCTTATTACGAAGTCCTTTCTAAGACGCTCAACGATATAGCTAATTCAAACTCTGATTTTGATTCTGTATATCTTAAGAAAAGAGAGATCAAGAAGAGGTTATATATCGTATTTGGCGGAGACAGAGGACTTGCAGGCGGCTACAATGCCAACATGTTCAGGATGATCGAACAGGAAACCAAAGGTAAGGAATGTGCATTCCTTCCTGTAGGTAAGAAAGCACTGGAATACTTCCGTAAGAGAAACAGGGAGATCATATCCGATGCTTTCCCGCTGGTAGGTGAAGTATCTGTCAGTGACTGCTTCGAAATGTCAAGACTCGTATGTCAGGGCTATAAAAATGGCGACTACGACGAGATCCATGTGGCCGGAACTGTCTTCAAATCGGTTCTGTCACAGGTACCTACGACCTGGCAGCTGCTTCCGTTTACACCGGATCCGCCGTCAGAAAACGGTCGTGAGGTTATCATGTATGAACCGAGTTCTGAAGAGACATTCAATGCGATAATACCGGAATATATAGCAGGTATCATCTTCAGCGTAATGTGCGAAAGTGCTGCATCCGAACAGGGTGCTCGTCGTATGGCTATGGAGAATGCTACCAACAACGCTTCCGACATGATCGACAATCTCAGCTTGTACTACAACCGTGCAAGACAGGCTGCTATCACGCAGGAGATCACGGAGATCGTATCGGGATCCGGTTCATAA
- the atpD gene encoding F0F1 ATP synthase subunit beta translates to MATENIGTVTQVMGPVLDIKFEDGQLPDLMNAIEIDNNGTRLVVEVAQHIGDDKVRCIAMSSTDGLMRGTPAKDTGAPIKMPVGEECLGRVLNLLGEPVDNKEPIQASDYWPIHREAPAYEDQQTASEILETGIKVVDLICPYLKGGKIGLFGGAGVGKTVLIQELIHNVATEHGGYSVFTGVGERTREGNDLYGEMSESGVINKTALIFGQMDQPPGARMRVGLSGLTVAEYFRDVKKQDVLLFIDNIFRFTQAGSEVSALLGRMPSAVGYQPTLATEMGELQERITSTKDGSITSVQAVYVPADDLTDPAPATTFTHLDATTVLSREIASQGIYPAVDPLDSTSRILTPEIVGKDHYEAARGVQQVLQRYRELQDIIAIMGMDELSDEDKLTVSRARKVQRFLSQSFSVAEQFTGIPGKYVPLKETIRGFNMILNGECDELPESAFLFCGTIDEAFEKAKKS, encoded by the coding sequence TTGGCTACAGAAAATATAGGTACAGTAACCCAGGTAATGGGACCTGTACTGGACATCAAATTTGAAGATGGACAGCTGCCGGATCTGATGAATGCCATTGAGATTGATAATAATGGCACACGTCTGGTAGTAGAAGTTGCCCAGCATATAGGCGACGACAAAGTCCGCTGTATCGCCATGAGCAGTACCGACGGCCTTATGAGAGGAACTCCTGCCAAAGATACCGGAGCACCTATTAAGATGCCCGTTGGCGAAGAGTGCCTTGGTAGGGTATTGAACCTCCTTGGTGAGCCTGTAGATAACAAGGAGCCGATTCAGGCTTCAGACTACTGGCCTATCCACAGAGAGGCTCCTGCTTATGAAGATCAGCAGACGGCAAGTGAGATCCTGGAGACAGGTATCAAGGTCGTTGACCTTATCTGCCCTTATCTTAAGGGTGGTAAGATAGGTCTGTTCGGCGGTGCCGGCGTTGGTAAGACAGTTCTTATTCAGGAACTGATCCACAACGTAGCAACAGAGCACGGTGGATATTCAGTATTCACAGGTGTTGGTGAGCGTACCCGTGAAGGTAATGACCTTTATGGTGAGATGAGCGAATCAGGAGTTATCAATAAGACAGCTCTTATATTCGGTCAGATGGACCAGCCTCCGGGAGCTCGTATGAGAGTAGGTCTTTCAGGACTTACTGTTGCTGAGTACTTCCGTGATGTTAAGAAGCAGGACGTGCTTCTGTTCATCGATAATATCTTCCGTTTCACTCAGGCAGGTTCTGAGGTTTCGGCGCTCCTTGGCCGTATGCCTTCAGCCGTAGGTTATCAGCCTACACTTGCTACCGAAATGGGTGAACTTCAGGAACGTATCACATCAACCAAGGACGGATCTATTACATCTGTTCAGGCTGTATACGTACCTGCGGATGACCTTACAGACCCTGCTCCTGCAACAACATTCACACATCTGGATGCTACTACGGTTCTGTCCCGTGAGATTGCTTCTCAGGGTATCTACCCTGCAGTTGATCCGCTGGATTCAACAAGCCGTATCCTTACACCTGAGATAGTTGGTAAGGATCACTATGAAGCAGCCAGAGGCGTACAGCAGGTTCTTCAGAGATACAGAGAGCTGCAGGATATCATCGCTATCATGGGTATGGATGAACTTTCTGACGAGGATAAGCTTACAGTTAGCCGTGCTCGTAAGGTTCAGAGATTCCTGTCCCAGTCATTCAGCGTTGCTGAGCAGTTCACAGGTATCCCCGGCAAGTATGTACCACTTAAAGAGACTATCAGAGGCTTCAACATGATCCTTAACGGTGAGTGTGACGAGCTTCCTGAATCAGCATTCCTCTTCTGCGGAACTATCGATGAAGCCTTCGAAAAAGCAAAGAAATCATAA
- the atpC gene encoding ATP synthase F1 subunit epsilon produces the protein MATPFHLQIATPDGSKLDGQATRIILRTIDGDVCVMAKHTNYCSALGMGPAKVEFEDGTVKTAACMGGMINVMDGECRVVATTWEWKEDIDLERAMDAKKRAQERLATKDKLGDKDVMLAEAKLKRALIRSDVANKK, from the coding sequence ATGGCAACTCCGTTTCATCTTCAGATAGCTACTCCTGACGGGAGTAAGCTGGACGGACAGGCTACAAGGATTATCCTTCGCACCATAGACGGTGATGTCTGTGTTATGGCAAAGCATACTAATTATTGCTCTGCACTTGGTATGGGACCTGCTAAGGTTGAATTCGAGGACGGAACAGTAAAAACAGCTGCCTGCATGGGCGGAATGATAAATGTCATGGACGGCGAGTGCCGTGTTGTTGCTACAACATGGGAATGGAAAGAGGATATCGATCTTGAGAGAGCTATGGATGCCAAAAAGCGTGCTCAGGAGCGACTTGCAACCAAAGACAAACTTGGAGACAAGGATGTCATGCTTGCAGAAGCTAAGCTCAAGAGAGCCCTTATAAGATCCGATGTAGCGAACAAAAAATAA
- a CDS encoding L-fucose/L-arabinose isomerase family protein, with translation MNNIPEIKIGIVAVSRDCFPASLAENRRKALVKAYADKYDAKDIYECPITIIESEIDMVNALEDVKKNGCEALCVFLGNFGPEISETLLAKHFDGPKMFCAAAEESQNDLMDGRGDAYCGMLNASYNLALRNTKAYIPEYPVGDAEDCADMIHEFLPIAKAVYALQNLKIISFGPRPMNFLACNAPIKQLYNLGVEIEENSELDLFESFKNHAGDARIPEVVEDMKKDLGSGNKKPEVLEKLAQYEITLLDWIEAHKGYRKFVTLTTKCWPAFQTQFGFVPCYVNSRLTGRGIPVSCEVDIYGTLSEFIGTVISNDAVTLLDINNSVPKDMYKESIEGKFPYKHTDTFMGFHCGNTCTSKLSFHEMRYQKIMARNLPIEVTNGTLEGDIIPGKITFYRLQSTADAKLRAYIAEGEVLPVATKSFGSIGVFAIKEMGRFYRHVLIEKNFPHHGAVAFGNWGKQLFEVFKYIGVPVEEIGYNQPAEVKYPTENPWA, from the coding sequence ATGAACAACATTCCAGAAATCAAAATCGGAATCGTAGCAGTTAGCCGTGACTGTTTCCCGGCTAGCCTTGCAGAAAACAGAAGAAAAGCACTTGTTAAGGCTTATGCAGACAAGTATGATGCTAAGGACATCTATGAATGCCCTATTACAATCATTGAGAGCGAGATCGATATGGTTAACGCTCTTGAAGATGTTAAGAAGAACGGATGCGAAGCTCTCTGCGTATTCCTTGGAAACTTCGGTCCTGAAATTTCAGAGACACTTCTTGCTAAGCACTTCGACGGACCTAAGATGTTCTGCGCAGCTGCAGAAGAGAGCCAGAACGACCTTATGGACGGAAGAGGCGATGCATACTGTGGTATGCTCAATGCAAGCTACAACCTTGCACTTAGAAATACAAAGGCATATATCCCTGAGTATCCTGTAGGCGATGCTGAGGATTGTGCTGATATGATCCACGAGTTCCTTCCGATCGCTAAGGCTGTATATGCACTTCAGAACCTTAAGATCATCAGCTTCGGACCTCGTCCTATGAACTTCCTTGCTTGTAATGCTCCTATCAAGCAGCTTTACAACCTTGGTGTAGAGATCGAAGAGAACTCAGAGCTTGACCTCTTCGAGAGCTTCAAGAACCACGCTGGCGATGCTCGTATCCCTGAAGTAGTAGAAGATATGAAGAAGGATCTTGGATCAGGCAACAAGAAGCCTGAAGTTCTTGAGAAGCTTGCTCAGTATGAGATTACACTTCTTGACTGGATCGAAGCTCACAAGGGCTACAGAAAGTTCGTAACACTTACAACAAAGTGCTGGCCTGCATTCCAGACACAGTTCGGATTCGTTCCCTGCTATGTAAACAGCCGTCTTACAGGAAGAGGAATCCCTGTATCATGTGAGGTTGATATCTATGGAACACTTTCAGAGTTCATCGGAACAGTTATCAGTAACGATGCTGTAACTCTTCTTGATATCAACAACTCTGTACCTAAGGATATGTACAAAGAGTCAATCGAGGGCAAGTTCCCTTACAAGCACACAGATACATTCATGGGCTTCCACTGCGGCAATACATGCACAAGCAAGCTTTCATTCCATGAGATGAGATACCAGAAGATCATGGCTCGTAATCTTCCTATCGAGGTTACAAACGGAACACTTGAAGGAGATATCATCCCTGGCAAGATCACATTCTATCGTCTCCAGAGCACAGCTGATGCTAAGCTTCGCGCTTACATTGCTGAGGGTGAAGTACTTCCTGTTGCAACTAAGTCATTTGGTTCAATCGGTGTATTCGCTATTAAGGAGATGGGCAGATTCTACAGACACGTACTTATCGAGAAGAACTTCCCTCACCACGGTGCTGTTGCATTCGGTAACTGGGGCAAGCAGCTCTTCGAGGTATTCAAGTACATCGGTGTACCTGTAGAAGAGATCGGTTACAACCAGCCTGCAGAAGTTAAGTATCCTACAGAGAATCCTTGGGCATAA
- a CDS encoding GH25 family lysozyme yields MSKKVIRRLTAMLSAIVISLASALAAPQAVVDVQAAPVIARGIDVSHYQGAINWTAVANSGITFAFVRVGTSKTIDTQYINNLQGAAAAGLRVGVYWYTYAMSPEQAASEASLLLQLIAPYQVSFPVVIDIEAQCQKALNMAQQQAIVNTFCTIVSDAGYMPMVYASRNWYVQRLGDVSWQKWVAQYSDTNTMPYSYGVWQYTSSGSVPGINGRVDMDYLFTDYSSVIIPEGFLTTAKGTYYYNNYRWQKGWVRPAAGGKYFCDASNGLVWKGWMNDGVNQYYLDPANGGNAKVGLADIENSRYYFDAEGIMQTGLLTVGEGIQTYFGADGKAVKGFVPLPDGTRYFNDDYVMLTGLQSIGDNLYYLGADGIMRTGLLGLDTGIYYFDAEGKAYTGFYTDAASGKTYYFEPQTRTAVVGLQTINNNLYYFNENAVMQTGMLGVGGAKYMFGADGAAVSGFYTDPATGGVYYFDPKTHAAAVGNVTIDKASYFFNAEGLMQTGFVGDYFFGADGKMVAGQMFSDGVNFYIAGKDGLILKGLNKTKDGTYMLDPVDGHMVIGFVQIGDGFFYFAEDGKMVAGATINIAGLDCTFDKNGKLIAPEGLVPPVVAVY; encoded by the coding sequence ATGTCAAAAAAAGTCATCAGACGGCTAACAGCTATGCTGTCAGCTATTGTCATTTCTCTTGCATCAGCACTTGCGGCGCCTCAGGCAGTTGTTGATGTACAGGCAGCGCCTGTAATAGCAAGAGGAATAGACGTATCTCACTATCAGGGTGCTATTAACTGGACAGCAGTTGCAAATAGTGGTATCACATTTGCATTTGTTCGCGTAGGAACTTCCAAAACTATCGACACACAGTATATCAATAACCTTCAAGGCGCTGCAGCAGCAGGTCTTAGAGTAGGTGTTTACTGGTATACATATGCTATGAGCCCGGAGCAGGCAGCTAGCGAAGCTAGTCTGTTACTACAGCTTATAGCACCTTATCAGGTATCTTTTCCTGTAGTAATTGATATCGAAGCTCAGTGCCAGAAGGCTCTTAATATGGCTCAGCAGCAGGCGATCGTCAATACATTCTGTACTATAGTATCTGATGCAGGATATATGCCAATGGTATATGCAAGCAGAAACTGGTACGTACAGCGTCTTGGCGATGTATCATGGCAGAAATGGGTAGCTCAGTACTCTGATACCAATACAATGCCTTACAGCTATGGCGTATGGCAGTATACAAGCAGTGGTTCCGTTCCGGGTATAAACGGCAGAGTTGATATGGATTATCTCTTCACAGATTATTCATCAGTGATCATCCCTGAAGGATTCCTTACAACAGCCAAGGGTACATATTATTACAACAATTATCGCTGGCAGAAGGGATGGGTCAGACCGGCAGCAGGCGGCAAGTATTTCTGTGATGCTTCTAACGGCCTTGTATGGAAGGGCTGGATGAACGATGGCGTCAATCAGTACTATCTTGATCCTGCCAATGGCGGTAATGCTAAAGTAGGACTTGCTGATATAGAGAATTCAAGATACTACTTTGATGCAGAAGGAATCATGCAGACAGGTCTTCTTACAGTAGGAGAAGGCATCCAGACATATTTTGGTGCTGATGGTAAGGCTGTAAAGGGATTTGTACCACTTCCTGATGGCACAAGATATTTTAACGACGATTATGTAATGCTTACAGGCCTTCAGAGCATAGGAGATAATCTCTACTATCTCGGCGCAGACGGTATCATGAGAACAGGTCTTTTAGGACTTGATACAGGTATCTACTATTTCGATGCAGAAGGTAAGGCATACACAGGATTCTATACAGATGCTGCTTCAGGTAAGACCTATTACTTCGAGCCTCAAACACGTACTGCAGTAGTAGGACTTCAGACTATAAATAATAATCTGTACTATTTCAACGAGAATGCTGTAATGCAGACTGGCATGCTTGGAGTTGGCGGAGCAAAATATATGTTCGGCGCAGACGGCGCAGCAGTCAGCGGATTCTATACAGATCCTGCAACAGGCGGAGTATACTATTTCGATCCTAAGACACATGCAGCAGCAGTTGGTAATGTAACAATTGATAAGGCAAGCTACTTCTTCAACGCAGAAGGACTGATGCAGACAGGATTTGTAGGCGACTACTTCTTCGGCGCAGACGGCAAGATGGTAGCAGGGCAGATGTTTAGCGATGGTGTTAATTTCTATATCGCAGGCAAAGACGGTCTGATCCTTAAAGGTCTTAACAAGACCAAGGATGGCACATACATGCTGGATCCTGTAGATGGACATATGGTCATCGGATTCGTACAGATAGGCGACGGATTCTTCTACTTCGCAGAAGATGGCAAGATGGTTGCAGGGGCAACTATCAACATAGCAGGCCTTGACTGCACATTTGACAAGAACGGTAAACTTATAGCACCTGAAGGACTCGTACCTCCTGTAGTTGCTGTATATTAA
- a CDS encoding UTP--glucose-1-phosphate uridylyltransferase — protein MNLEQAKEKLAKYGQEHVLKYYDELSEESKKALLQQIDETDFAVLSKCSELGKGGDRGKFSPLAAMQLPEIEAGREEFERIGIETIKAGKTAAVLLAGGMGTRLGSDNPKGMYDIGLTKNVYIFQRLFENLMDSVNAAGGAYIHLFIMTSEKNHEATVKFLTEKKFFGYPEDKVTFFKQDMAPASDYEGKVYMEGKDRISTSPNGNAGWFSSMIRAGLLDVIHAEGIEWIDVFAVDNVLQRICDPCFVGATVKRGVSVGAKVVKKNAPDEKVGVMCLEDGKPSIVEYYELSQEMMDAKDENGDPAYNFGVILNYLFNEKALEEIASKELPLHVVEKKIPHIDENAQLVKPEKPNGCKFEQLVLDMIHMLDSCLPYEVVREKEFAPIKNATGVDSVESARELCKLNGIEL, from the coding sequence ATGAATTTAGAACAGGCTAAAGAGAAACTGGCAAAATACGGACAGGAGCATGTCCTTAAATACTATGATGAGCTTTCAGAAGAAAGCAAAAAGGCACTTCTGCAGCAGATAGATGAAACAGATTTTGCTGTACTTTCTAAGTGCTCAGAGCTTGGAAAGGGCGGCGACCGCGGCAAGTTCAGCCCGCTTGCAGCTATGCAGCTTCCTGAGATAGAAGCAGGCAGAGAAGAGTTTGAGAGAATCGGTATTGAGACTATCAAAGCCGGCAAGACAGCAGCAGTACTTCTTGCAGGCGGAATGGGAACACGTCTTGGATCAGACAATCCAAAGGGAATGTATGATATTGGTCTTACCAAGAACGTATATATCTTCCAGAGACTTTTTGAGAACCTTATGGACAGCGTTAATGCTGCAGGTGGAGCTTATATACATCTTTTCATAATGACAAGTGAGAAGAACCATGAAGCTACAGTTAAGTTCCTGACAGAGAAGAAGTTCTTTGGATATCCTGAAGATAAGGTTACATTCTTCAAACAGGATATGGCACCTGCTTCTGACTATGAAGGTAAGGTATACATGGAAGGCAAGGACCGCATCTCTACATCACCTAACGGTAATGCAGGATGGTTCTCATCTATGATCAGAGCAGGCCTTCTTGATGTGATCCATGCAGAAGGAATCGAGTGGATCGATGTATTTGCTGTAGACAATGTACTTCAGAGAATCTGTGATCCTTGCTTCGTAGGTGCTACAGTTAAGCGCGGAGTAAGCGTTGGTGCCAAGGTTGTTAAGAAGAATGCTCCTGATGAGAAGGTTGGTGTTATGTGCCTTGAAGATGGTAAGCCTTCAATCGTAGAGTATTACGAGCTTTCACAGGAGATGATGGATGCCAAGGATGAGAACGGCGATCCTGCTTATAACTTTGGAGTAATCCTTAATTATCTTTTCAATGAAAAGGCTCTTGAGGAGATAGCTTCTAAGGAACTTCCTCTTCACGTAGTTGAGAAGAAGATCCCTCATATAGATGAAAATGCGCAGCTTGTTAAGCCGGAAAAGCCAAACGGATGCAAGTTCGAGCAGCTTGTTCTTGATATGATCCATATGCTGGATTCATGTCTTCCTTACGAAGTAGTAAGAGAGAAAGAGTTCGCACCTATCAAGAACGCTACAGGTGTTGATTCTGTAGAGTCAGCAAGAGAGCTTTGCAAGCTCAATGGAATCGAGCTTTGA